The Epinephelus lanceolatus isolate andai-2023 chromosome 21, ASM4190304v1, whole genome shotgun sequence genome has a segment encoding these proteins:
- the LOC144459392 gene encoding zinc-binding protein A33-like isoform X1 encodes MTPPIPIKHMLKNHLDALQEKDLWTFQWHLVNYKTEGSNHILRSQLENVTREETVDKLVQVYGRDGAVEITVDILYSMTQNDLAGRLFQAKVDLIKEQQSNEPSTSTVREMQRDADSTITKDLSCPTNNKPSITCTPKSLSVSNGGGNHFDPSAGHSNDLKSNQLQTPSKTIRLKREAFEKVKQFCDSSVEYIKRQRHDTEQKIRDEFGKLHQSLKTEEESRIAELKKEENQKIHMMEKITEISRDTFSLSDTVKEMEDLGADDSFIQNFKTEMERAQNALPDPQLLPQALIDVSEHVENLQFRVLETMLSTVKHTPVVLDPNTASPWLSLSDDLTKVTVTDTCQERPGNLERNSSYPHVLGWEGFDSGKHCWEMVVGNQTKWRLGVTERAKDRRDDEMWSTPQNGLYVIMKSKRGYTDVKGKLLTSATRPNKIRIELDYENGTVSFYDADNNTPILTYEETFTQRLYPYFAFVETDDDDNDEGGKRKRKKVDSSGGFIQICESKVSVTVT; translated from the exons ATGACTCCCCCTATACCAATCAAACACATGCTGAAAAATCACCTGGATGCGCTACAGGAAAAGGACTTGTGGACATTTCAGTGGCATTTGGTCAACTATAAAACAGAGGGATCTAACCACATCTTGAGGTCCCAGCTGGAGAACGTGACCAGAGAGGAAACTGTGGATAAACTGGTGCAGGTTTACGGGAGAGACGGCGCTGTGGAGATCACAGTGGACATTCTCTATAGTATGACTCAAAATGACCTCGCAGGAAGGTTATTTCAAG CCAAAGTAGACCTAATCAAGGAACAGCAGTCAAATGAGCCATCCACCTCCACTGTGAGAGAGATGCAGAGAGATGCAGATTCAACTATCACTAAGGATCTTTCTTGTCCAACGAACAATAAACCATCAATAACTTGTACTCCGAAGAGTTTGAGTGTATCCAACGGAGGGGGGAATCATTTTGATCCATCAGCAGGACACAGCAATGATTTAAAGTCAAATCAG TTACAGACTCCTTCCAAGACCATCAGACTGAAGCGGGAAGCTTTTGAAAAGGTCAAACAGTTTTGTGATTCATCCGTCGAGTACATTAAG agacagagacacgaCACAGAGCAGAAGATTAGGGATGAATTTGGGAAGCTTCATCAGTCTCTCAAGACTGAAGAAGAATCCAGAATAGCAGAactaaaaaaagaagagaatcAGAAGATTCATATGATGGAGAAGATCACAGAGATCAGCAgagacacattctcactctctgACACTGTTAAAGAAATGGAAGACTTGGGGGCTGATGACTCGTTCATACAG aACTTTAAGACTGAAATGGAAAG AGCTCAGAACGCACTGCCAGATCCACAGCTACTTCCACAAGCACTGATAGATGTGTCTGAACATGTGGAAAACCTTCAGTTCAGAGTTTTGGAGACGATGCTGAGCACCGTAAAACACA CCCCTGTGGTTCTGGACCCCAACACTGCATCTCCATGGCTCTCTCTGTCTGATGATCTGACCAAAGTGACAGTCACTGACACCTGTCAGGAGCGTCCAGGAAACCTAGAGCGCAACTCAAGTTATCCACACGTTCTGGGCTGGGAGGGCTTTGACTCAGGAAAACACTGCTGGGAGATGGTGGTAGGAAATCAAACCAAATGGAGACTGGGAGTCACCGAGAGGGCCAAAGACAGGAGGGATGATGAGATGTGGTCAACTCCACAAAATGGACTCTATGTTATTATGAAAAGCAAGAGAGGGTATACAGATGTCAAGGGCAAACTCCTAACATCAGCAACGAGACCCAACAAGATCAGAATAGAACTCGACTACGAAAACGGTACAGTGTCATTTTATGATGCTGATAACAACACACCAATACTGACCTATGAGGAGACATTTACTCAGAGGCTGTACCcatattttgcttttgttgaaACTGATGATGACGATAATGATGAGGGGgggaaaagaaagaggaagaaagtggACAGTAGTGGAGGCTTTATACAGATCTGTGAGTCAAAGGTTTCTGTCACAGTGACATAG
- the LOC144459392 gene encoding zinc-binding protein A33-like isoform X2, with amino-acid sequence MTPPIPIKHMLKNHLDALQEKDLWTFQWHLVNYKTEGSNHILRSQLENVTREETVDKLVQVYGRDGAVEITVDILYSMTQNDLAGRLFQAKVDLIKEQQSNEPSTSTVREMQRDADSTITKDLSCPTNNKPSITCTPKSLSVSNGGGNHFDPSAGHSNDLKSNQTPSKTIRLKREAFEKVKQFCDSSVEYIKRQRHDTEQKIRDEFGKLHQSLKTEEESRIAELKKEENQKIHMMEKITEISRDTFSLSDTVKEMEDLGADDSFIQNFKTEMERAQNALPDPQLLPQALIDVSEHVENLQFRVLETMLSTVKHTPVVLDPNTASPWLSLSDDLTKVTVTDTCQERPGNLERNSSYPHVLGWEGFDSGKHCWEMVVGNQTKWRLGVTERAKDRRDDEMWSTPQNGLYVIMKSKRGYTDVKGKLLTSATRPNKIRIELDYENGTVSFYDADNNTPILTYEETFTQRLYPYFAFVETDDDDNDEGGKRKRKKVDSSGGFIQICESKVSVTVT; translated from the exons ATGACTCCCCCTATACCAATCAAACACATGCTGAAAAATCACCTGGATGCGCTACAGGAAAAGGACTTGTGGACATTTCAGTGGCATTTGGTCAACTATAAAACAGAGGGATCTAACCACATCTTGAGGTCCCAGCTGGAGAACGTGACCAGAGAGGAAACTGTGGATAAACTGGTGCAGGTTTACGGGAGAGACGGCGCTGTGGAGATCACAGTGGACATTCTCTATAGTATGACTCAAAATGACCTCGCAGGAAGGTTATTTCAAG CCAAAGTAGACCTAATCAAGGAACAGCAGTCAAATGAGCCATCCACCTCCACTGTGAGAGAGATGCAGAGAGATGCAGATTCAACTATCACTAAGGATCTTTCTTGTCCAACGAACAATAAACCATCAATAACTTGTACTCCGAAGAGTTTGAGTGTATCCAACGGAGGGGGGAATCATTTTGATCCATCAGCAGGACACAGCAATGATTTAAAGTCAAATCAG ACTCCTTCCAAGACCATCAGACTGAAGCGGGAAGCTTTTGAAAAGGTCAAACAGTTTTGTGATTCATCCGTCGAGTACATTAAG agacagagacacgaCACAGAGCAGAAGATTAGGGATGAATTTGGGAAGCTTCATCAGTCTCTCAAGACTGAAGAAGAATCCAGAATAGCAGAactaaaaaaagaagagaatcAGAAGATTCATATGATGGAGAAGATCACAGAGATCAGCAgagacacattctcactctctgACACTGTTAAAGAAATGGAAGACTTGGGGGCTGATGACTCGTTCATACAG aACTTTAAGACTGAAATGGAAAG AGCTCAGAACGCACTGCCAGATCCACAGCTACTTCCACAAGCACTGATAGATGTGTCTGAACATGTGGAAAACCTTCAGTTCAGAGTTTTGGAGACGATGCTGAGCACCGTAAAACACA CCCCTGTGGTTCTGGACCCCAACACTGCATCTCCATGGCTCTCTCTGTCTGATGATCTGACCAAAGTGACAGTCACTGACACCTGTCAGGAGCGTCCAGGAAACCTAGAGCGCAACTCAAGTTATCCACACGTTCTGGGCTGGGAGGGCTTTGACTCAGGAAAACACTGCTGGGAGATGGTGGTAGGAAATCAAACCAAATGGAGACTGGGAGTCACCGAGAGGGCCAAAGACAGGAGGGATGATGAGATGTGGTCAACTCCACAAAATGGACTCTATGTTATTATGAAAAGCAAGAGAGGGTATACAGATGTCAAGGGCAAACTCCTAACATCAGCAACGAGACCCAACAAGATCAGAATAGAACTCGACTACGAAAACGGTACAGTGTCATTTTATGATGCTGATAACAACACACCAATACTGACCTATGAGGAGACATTTACTCAGAGGCTGTACCcatattttgcttttgttgaaACTGATGATGACGATAATGATGAGGGGgggaaaagaaagaggaagaaagtggACAGTAGTGGAGGCTTTATACAGATCTGTGAGTCAAAGGTTTCTGTCACAGTGACATAG